In Cryptomeria japonica chromosome 1, Sugi_1.0, whole genome shotgun sequence, the sequence TGCACCAAGAAAACTTCTCAGCACAAATAGATTTGACAGTAAAACAACAATATTATCCGAAGTATCAGCCTTCTCCACCAATACCttattgtcttcaacaaaatgACACTGCGCATCAATAAGCTTTGTCCATGCACATTGCATTTTGACTGTAGCAGTGTATCTTTATGCCTCTCTTAAGCTTTGTCTAAGAATGATAGATAGGATTCTTCGAAAAATAGATTGCACTTTGACTGTAGCAGCACATCTTTATGGATTTCCATAAGAAACCATCATCTGAACAGTCTCTAACCATACATCTTCCTTGCATGTACTCAGCTTTTGTATTTGTAGCAGTGGGAAGGAGAGAGGGTGTACAGTCTATAAGGGGTGTAAAACATGCAACGTATACAACACGTATCCTACATCACAGGATTGGGCAAACAAAATCATCTCTTAATGTTTCGATCCAACTGATTCATGAGGAAGAACTGTAAACATGTTTATATCATAAGTCACTAATTATTACACTCTTAACTCCAAAGACATACTTCAAGGACTTTATAATGACATAAATATTTTAAACAGAATGATTTTTACAATTAAATCGAAGCCTGGACCCCAACTCCCCTCTTGATATTtcctaaataataaatataaatatttactgAAATTTTTGTTTCAGTAAACACACAATGATTTTTACAATTACATCGAAGCCTGGACCCCAACTCCCCTCTtgatataaattaataatataactATTTACTGAAATTTTTGTTTCAGTATATTGCATACTTTAATCAAAAAAGTGAACAAGAACTCAAATTCTTGCAACTGAAATTCAAGAAGGGTCTTGTTTCTCTGCTGTCATATGTCAGCCAGCCATATTTTTCAAACATAccttaaaaatttaaaatcaaaaagaaaatcatGTGATTGCCTTTTTGTATGCCATTTAAATGTGGTATGTCACCTTACACCTGAAATCAACTAAATTCAAACATACATTTGACAATGCATGCATATACCGCTGAATACTAATTTCCTAGTCCAAAGTTAGGACCCCTGCTGTCCAACCCACAAGCATGCCTACACACACTATTCAAGTAACTTCAATCATATCATGGGCATTCAGTAGTAACTCCTCCTATCACTCCGTCAGTATTAGACCAACTATTAATCTCTTCTTTCCTCCCCTTCTAGTCCATGGAGTTGTTTCACTGTTACCATAATGGAGCTTCATTTAAGTCTGTAATTACTAATTAGTATTATAAAAATCATAATTTGAAGTGATCAGGATTATGATATTTATTATTTAGTAAACCAACAAACTAAGAACATGAAAGTGATGAAGAAGGAAACTATACAAGAATAAACAACTCGCACATCTACTTTGGTGATGCAACCAAAATCCTTTGTAACAATCAACAATGGTAAAAAAGAATTGTGTGATGACTCTGGTCTTGAATTTATATTGCCTTGACAGCACAAATCAAGTGTTGTAAACCATTGAGCAAAAACCATGCTTACCTCGCCTGCAAGGCCATATTTTGCACACTCAATAGCAAGTCGTGTTGCTCTTCCAATACTATCCTTGCCCCTTGAAAGTGTTTCAAGCATCCCTTCAAAAGAATCCCTTGCAATGGCAGCTTCTGCATCAATATTAAGCATCCCACTGACAGATTTTCTTCCCGAACTGGATTTGCGCTCTTCACTCATTTCTCGATCTGCTATATGCATTGGAGGCCATTGATGTGTATTTGTTTCAGGACTTCTAGATTCAGCATGGAAGAGCACATCACATGCATCATCATCTGCCGAGTTCCCAGAGAACATCGGCTGTGAAGGTGAACTGCGATGATGTGAACTTCCCCTTTGAGCTGGAGAAGGGCTAAGAACTAATGGAGGTGCATACTTGTTAAATTCCATGGATGTAATAGAATGCATAGCAGCAGAGCGTGCCTGTTGTTTAGCTTGAGCGGCTGCAATCAGTAACTTCATCGATGTAGAGGATGCAGAAAACCCTGAGTGTTGTGATGATATTTTGAGCTTTACTTCTTTTGCAGCTTCATAACTAACAATGAGAGCATAAGCAGTCAAAAACAAAATGAGAGTAAACTACAAACGAATAGTTTATGTTGAagtaaaatattcaaaaaactaataaaaaaacaataaataattgaTCAGACTAATACTTACGCCTCCCTAATTCTGTTCCCTTCATCTGAATGCAACTTTGAACTTGTCGCACTATCCAACCTAGTAACCATAGGAGGAGTGTCAttcatatttgcattatattttgaCATGATTTTTGACCTTGGAGTTGAAACATCAAATCCAGATTTCACATGGGAAACAGACACCTTCTCTAGCATGTTGACCGCAGAACGCCTTGGTTGATGCTCTTGGTTTGGTTTTTCTACAAACTGCCCATCATCCTTCTTGGACACAACAATAGGATCTTTCTTCGGTAGGGTTACATTAGATCTTTTAACTTTGATTGGCATAGACTTGTGTTCCAATTGATCACCTACAGCCTTAACATGTTCTAAAGCCTTAGTAATTTTAGTTGGAGATGAATAACTGCTACTTCCTTGCCTTAAATTTGAGTTCTTAAGAGAACCTTGCATTGGATTGCCATGCTGCTTTGAATCATCAGTTTTGTGAGAGGAAACAACTGGTTTTTCCACCTTCTTAGCAGATATTACATCCTCATGATTACCTGTTCTCTTATGACTCCCATGCACCTGGGGCTTAAAATCTGCATTGATCGTGCTATCCAGAATTGATTTTCCTGGGTACGGAAAGTCTTCAGGAAACTTCAGGCCTATATTCTTGCTAGGAAGCATTGACACAAACTTCATATCTTGTTTAAATTCTACACTTTTCTGAGACATAATAACAGATTCGTGGTCATTGTTAGCACGACCTGTTGATTCAACAGTGTTCTTTGTATCGTCAAGCACAGGAGACTTGAGATTTACATCTGCAGAGATGGCTGAACTCTCATTTCTGTATCTGTGGCACTCTGAAGCGGACTGCAAGCCCTCATGTTGCCCAGAGAGCACTAGTCTAGGCATTTTATGTTGCTGTGACTCAACAATTTTCTTAGGACTATAAACCGACTCTTCAGCAACCTTCACAGGTAAATTTTCATCACTCCAACCTTCTACTTTCTTTTGCTCTCTAATATCTCGATTCATGTCTGCATCTATAAATTCCCCACCTTTCTCTTTAGACCAATCTGAAGAGCCATTCATTTTTGTTTGATCATCAACTATAGGTGATTTCTTATCTTCTTCCTGCTTTGAAGATGTGTCCATTTTCTCTTGTTCATCACACAAAGGAAACCTCACTTCTGCATCTCTAATATCTCTGACCTCTTCTTCCTCATCAAAGCATTCTAATGCAAAACTTGAAGCTTCATTTTTCTTGAAAGAAACATGTATGCACATACTGTTTTGATTTAATTGTTCTTGATTTTTAAAAGAAGAAGCCAATTCTTCAGTATCCTTAGCACATGCCCTGCTGTTTTCCTGACCAGcatttttattttgaatgtcttgattATGAGAAATTAAATCTGTGTCCATAACATGACAAGCCTTTTCTTCTGTCAGACTAGAACGCTCTAAGGAAAATTTCAAAGAATCGTGTTTTTTGAGGGGAAGTAGAAATGATTTACCATGTTGCTTTGGTTCAATTTTCAGAGATGGACTATCAGATTCTTCAGCACTCCCAGCACAGATTACTCTATCACTCTGGTTGTccattttcttttcatcatcatgcaCATGAGATACTGGATCCATCTCCATAGAATCCCCCACATTGTCAGGTGCATGAAGAGCAAGTTCTGAAGATACCCCAGAAACCAAATTGAGAGATTCAATACACATATCAGAACTATTAGTCTCCAGCATTTGATCTTTTGATAACTCACATCCCCTATGATTTTCTATCTCTAAGATATCACCCTTGCCATTCTCCACACTAACAGAACTGGATTTACTCTCATCGCATATTTCCCCATTTTCCATACCTATCCCATCAGAAAGACTAGCAGCTTCAGCAGCACATGCAGACATTGCCTCTAAAGCACGATGAAGTCTTTTAGAGGGTGGCAATGCAGTTTCATCATCTGCTAAAGATCCCCTCAATCGATACTTATCAGCTTTATGTGGTAAACATGTATCTCTTTGGACTGATATTGTAGAAGCCTGAGAGTATGTACATGTTCTCTCAATATCAGCAGGCTTTAAAGACACTGGAAGATTAGATTTGCATTGAGAATCATCTGCCATAATTGCATCCTGTGGGGCATGTTCATTTGCAGTGTTCTCCACAGGTCTTATCAGACCCTCTTCCTTAATACTTTCCTCTGATTTTGCCATCCCATCTTCCATACTATTTTCCTCTGATTTACTAGATTCCTTACCCATACGAGCTCTTACCCTTTTTACCAGGGGCAAATGTTCATCTGTGTCAATCCTATGCCTGCTCCTGTTACCATCAACCTCATTATCGGATGGTTTTACCAAACTACTACGAATCTGATTCTCTGTCATAATAATTTTTTCCTCGATATCTAAACATTTCCAGGTCATACCAGATGTTCCCAAGTCACTCTTCTTAAGGtgctttcttttcttccttagaACAGTGTTGTACTGCAAACTTTCATCTACAATCACCTTGTTTCTGTCATCTTCAAATACAAATGGGCAAGCAACACTTTTTTCACTTTGCAACGCCAATTGATCTTCAACAATATTTGATACTTCTAATTTCTGGCTGCTGGGAACTTCTAAATCTTCTGTTTGGCTATCATCTAAAGAGTTTGAATCTTTAGACATATCATTTGCTGGCAAGGATTCAACTTGTCGCTGGGTGGCACATTTGCTATGAACCTTATCATCAACATCAGCTTCACTTTTACATTCCTTTAAATCAGGAGATTTAATCACATGTCTGAAATCCATCTCGTGAGGTGCTGAAATTACAGCACCCTTTTCTCCAACCCCCGCAGATGATCTTTTGACACGCCTCCTTCTTCTCCCAACATCCTGCTTTACTTCTGCCAACCTTGCACTGATGTTACCATCCTCAGGGTTTTCTGCCTTTGGCATTGATACTAGAGGCTCAGATTGAGCATTTTTTACTGCTGCTACCTGTTCCTGAAGATCCAAATCCTCACATACAACTTTTCCCTGTTTCCTCACATAACTTTTTACTGGCCACTTTTCCTCCCTTTGGTAACTACTAGCTGTTCTTGCAGTTCCTTCTTCAAACAATCCTCTCACACCTTCCAAACATTCATTCTCATTTTTAAGACCTTTATCAACCATAAGGAttgcttgatttgtctgaataataGAATCATCTTCAACATTGGGAACTACAACAGGAACATTATGTGTTGAAACTTGAGTCCGATCATTTTTATTACCTTTTGATTTTCTGATAGAACCTTTTCGGCCATAAATCTTAACTTCTTGATTGACATTTTGAACTTCTTCTTGCTTCCCAGCCTTTTGTTTGTCATAGGCATCTACTATCTGTTCCACTGCACGTCCAAAGTCTGAACCCTTTCCCTGACACTTTGAGGATAGATGTTTTTTGGTCTCCTGAGTGAATGCCTGAATTGCGTCAGCACTGCAAAACCCACTGGAAACAAACCAAGAGAAATTTATTCTACCTCAGAATTTTATATGAAACAAACTACACACAAAATAATGTCAACATTATAACAGTAACAGACGTATAAAATGGCAACCATTCTTAGCTTATACTACTTGTCCAAACTCAGATAACATCCATTGCTTCCCATCACAAACAAGCTTACCGATATTACAAAGACTTGAGAGAACTTGACATAGGGAAGGTTCACACAATGTACATTAAGCAGTTCCAGAAGAGCAAACATTCACTATCTCTAAGGACGTAAAACTTTTCTGACTAATCTACAAATTATCAAAGCATCTTCTGTGATTCACACTGTATAAACAAGATGATGGGTCATAAATCTATCCCTTTATATAGGTTACTATTACTCAAGCTAGTGATTGATACTGAATACATTATCACAGACTCAAGAAGAGTTAGCAAGGGAAGATCCAGACAAGGTACATTAAGCAGTCTGAGAAGAGTAAACATCATGCATCTCTAAGGACTTACAACTCTTCTGACTAATCCACACATTAGCATAGGGAATGTTCATACAATGTATATTAAGCACTTCAAGAATTGCAGACATTGGGCATTTCAAAGTACTCAGAATATTTCTGACTAATCAACACATTATCAAAGCATCTTCTGTGATCCACACTGTATAGAAAAGATGAGGTTTCATAAATCTATCCCTTTATATAGGCTATTATTACTCAAGCTAGTGATTGATACTTAAGGCATAATATGCCTGCAACAAACTAGCATTCACCATAAATTTGAGATTCCAGCCTGCAACAAGATAAACTAAAGGAATGTTCACGCCATGGCTTAGAACCGCTTTGTTAACTTCATTCATAAGTTATAACCAATATATGGATATGAATTCAATCATGTTCAAGGCTAAAGATATGCAAACCGTTCCATGCTGCttgattttcaataaaatcttgcaTTTCCTACCGGTGATCTGTGTCTTCCTTATTTGATGACTATTGCATATTATGCATCGGAATCAATCAACTATGAACAGAAAGAGTGTCAATGTTAATGGAATCAAGTTACCTCAGCAACAAGAAAAGACAGAACCATCTAAATCCCCCTTTATTAGCACCAGTTTGTTCATGCACAAGGATAAAAATGCCGTGTATATTGTGGAAGGATCATTAGTATCAAATCTTGTAGAATCTATATATCGCATTGGTGGTTTAATTGGCTACCAgcatttataatttaataatttatatatgacccctttttaaaaaatattaaatattaataaggtTCAGTCCATAAAATCAAGCCAATAAATTTAGTTCAGATTCAAATTCAAGCTGATATGATGACCAGCTTGTGCACATTTTTTATAATGCAGTGTCACCTTCCTAATCCATAGTGATCCACACTGTATAGACAAGATGAGGTTTCATAAATCTATCCCTTTCTATAGGCTATTATTACTCAAGCTAGTGATTGATACTTAAGGAATAATATGCCTGCAACAAACTAGCATTCACCATAAATTTGAGATTCCAGCCTGCAACAAGATAAACTAAAGGAATGTTCACGCCATGGCTTAGAACTGCTTTGTTAACTTCATTCATAAGTTATAACCAATATATGGATATGAATTCAATCATGTTCAAGGCTAAAGAGATGCAAACCGTTCCATGCTGCttgattttcaataaaatcttgcaTTTCCTACCGGTGATCTGTGCCTTCCTTATTTGATGACTATTGCATATTATGCATCGGAATCAATCAACTATGAACAGAAATAGTGTCAATGTTAATGGAATCAAGTTACCTCAGCAACAAGAAAAGACAGAACCATCTAAATCCCCCTTTATTAGCACCAGTTTGTTCATGCATGAGGATAAAAATGCCGTGTATATTGTGGAAGGATCATTAGTATCAAATGTTGTAGAATCTATGTATCACATTGGTGGCTTAATTGGCTACCAgcatttataatttaataatttatatatgaccccttttttttaaattattaaatattaataaggtTCAGTCCATAAAAGCAAGCCAATAAATTTAGTTCAGATTCAAATTCAAGCTGATATGATGACCAGCTTGTGCAAATTTTTTATAATGCAGTGTCACCTTCCTAATCCATAGTGATAAGTAATGTCTTCAGGTTGTTTCTGTTTATTTTATTGTGCGAAAAATTAAGAATTATAGCTTCAAAACAAGAAGCAcaccaaaaaccaaaaaagaacTGCAAAGAAGACAAATATACTAATCAGAGAATGATGTCATCATTCATTAAGCAAAATAGCGTATAGTAAATACTAACTTTGTCACTATTAGCATTCATAGACACGTGTATATCTATTGTCACACTATAGAAGCATTCCCTTGTAACTTCAACTTGACAAATAAAAGCATACATTCAAATTAGCAAAAATGAATTTTAATCATACAATTAATAATTGAAAATCAGCAACTCTTTATAGAACTGACCTAAGGAAGGAGACTTCCCCAGCTAACACCACAAATATTTGAAAACTTGCTTGAAAAGAAAAAAACGCAGCAGTTAGGGAAAAAGCGGAGGAAATAAGCAATTTAAGAGAGGCTTAAGAATTCAGAGTATAAAGAGACATTTGGATTACCAAGTGACATCAAATTACGTATCTaggatcaagtttcatcagagtaGCCGGAAACTCCTTTGTCGCTCCCTGGGAACGCGTATCCCTGTATCCGTTCCCGTATCTGAAACAAATACGTATCCTATACAGCCCGGATACACATTGAATAATGTACCCACATGTGCCCAAGAAACCTTGATTTCCAATCATGCTAGATACTaggtgatttgattttttataaAATTGACGGAAATCTTCTTAAATTCAGTTTtataaaacttcattcatgcatttaaaaaaaaaaaattggtataaacaaaacctacacccaatgagaaagacaaatgaaatgtttttctagagtgacccattttttgggttatcttccaatgcaactctccTATTTTTGCACATTGTAAAATGTTAAATtaacttatcattatttatgtagcaatcatgtgtctatattgcttttttatgaatgacatatccagccgtatccatattgggggtcttaaaaaatggccgTATCCGTATCCAATACCGTATCCGTAtctgtgtccatgcaactttgagtTTCATGAACACATATGCATCCCTGGCAACACTTATC encodes:
- the LOC131048134 gene encoding protein HUA2-LIKE 2 isoform X3, producing the protein MAPSRKRGGGGGGGGGVGKLAAARREWKIGDLVLAKIKGFPAWPAQISKPEKWGHSHDPRKVFVYFFGTDQIGFCSADAIQAFTQETKKHLSSKCQGKGSDFGRAVEQIVDAYDKQKAGKQEEVQNVNQEVKIYGRKGSIRKSKGNKNDRTQVSTHNVPVVVPNVEDDSIIQTNQAILMVDKGLKNENECLEGVRGLFEEGTARTASSYQREEKWPVKSYVRKQGKVVCEDLDLQEQVAAVKNAQSEPLVSMPKAENPEDGNISARLAEVKQDVGRRRRRVKRSSAGVGEKGAVISAPHEMDFRHVIKSPDLKECKSEADVDDKVHSKCATQRQVESLPANDMSKDSNSLDDSQTEDLEVPSSQKLEVSNIVEDQLALQSEKSVACPFVFEDDRNKVIVDESLQYNTVLRKKRKHLKKSDLGTSGMTWKCLDIEEKIIMTENQIRSSLVKPSDNEVDGNRSRHRIDTDEHLPLVKRVRARMGKESSKSEENSMEDGMAKSEESIKEEGLIRPVENTANEHAPQDAIMADDSQCKSNLPVSLKPADIERTCTYSQASTISVQRDTCLPHKADKYRLRGSLADDETALPPSKRLHRALEAMSACAAEAASLSDGIGMENGEICDESKSSSVSVENGKGDILEIENHRGCELSKDQMLETNSSDMCIESLNLVSGVSSELALHAPDNVGDSMEMDPVSHVHDDEKKMDNQSDRVICAGSAEESDSPSLKIEPKQHGKSFLLPLKKHDSLKFSLERSSLTEEKACHVMDTDLISHNQDIQNKNAGQENSRACAKDTEELASSFKNQEQLNQNSMCIHVSFKKNEASSFALECFDEEEEVRDIRDAEVRFPLCDEQEKMDTSSKQEEDKKSPIVDDQTKMNGSSDWSKEKGGEFIDADMNRDIREQKKVEGWSDENLPVKVAEESVYSPKKIVESQQHKMPRLVLSGQHEGLQSASECHRYRNESSAISADVNLKSPVLDDTKNTVESTGRANNDHESVIMSQKSVEFKQDMKFVSMLPSKNIGLKFPEDFPYPGKSILDSTINADFKPQVHGSHKRTGNHEDVISAKKVEKPVVSSHKTDDSKQHGNPMQGSLKNSNLRQGSSSYSSPTKITKALEHVKAVGDQLEHKSMPIKVKRSNVTLPKKDPIVVSKKDDGQFVEKPNQEHQPRRSAVNMLEKVSVSHVKSGFDVSTPRSKIMSKYNANMNDTPPMVTRLDSATSSKLHSDEGNRIREAYEAAKEVKLKISSQHSGFSASSTSMKLLIAAAQAKQQARSAAMHSITSMEFNKYAPPLVLSPSPAQRGSSHHRSSPSQPMFSGNSADDDACDVLFHAESRSPETNTHQWPPMHIADREMSEERKSSSGRKSVSGMLNIDAEAAIARDSFEGMLETLSRGKDSIGRATRLAIECAKYGLAGEVVDILVHKLEHEPSLYKRVDLFFLVDSITQCSRGHKGIAGDMYSSAVQSALPRMLSVAAPPGNVARENRRQCLKVLRIWLERNILPEPVIRRHISEIESLVDDRTTTALPRRMPRAERALDDPAREMEGLLDNEYGSNASFQLPGFLLSQMYEDEEDSCASDGLKVEDSSPVGISEVVPEPTNNSPYILERHRHILEDVEGELEMEDVSPSSEYDGISFKNDTVGADSRSVGPGGSAMLNEVNQYPPLSQVPPLPEDMPPSPPPLPDSPPPPSPPPPPPPLSPPFVSQPVLPMPYLSCNEVQGQSLPGTVHQHQQGSNHTGGLDATSYNFPAYLMSCTSATAFNSSTTYGFLQSNVSGISNSAPIAQQMHGSNTSFPQQSYRPLPPAFVPSNQFSFVGAEGQHHLQQTWQSSSLSSAPEIKQSLQDESGRCIYGNIGSMRPEEQHSLQARNESMLTLCTGTDKPMSGQKPVPGASRSSLAVELDS
- the LOC131048134 gene encoding protein HUA2-LIKE 2 isoform X1, which gives rise to MAPSRKRGGGGGGGGGVGKLAAARREWKIGDLVLAKIKGFPAWPAQISKPEKWGHSHDPRKVFVYFFGTDQIGFCSADAIQAFTQETKKHLSSKCQGKGSDFGRAVEQIVDAYDKQKAGKQEEVQNVNQEVKIYGRKGSIRKSKGNKNDRTQVSTHNVPVVVPNVEDDSIIQTNQAILMVDKGLKNENECLEGVRGLFEEGTARTASSYQREEKWPVKSYVRKQGKVVCEDLDLQEQVAAVKNAQSEPLVSMPKAENPEDGNISARLAEVKQDVGRRRRRVKRSSAGVGEKGAVISAPHEMDFRHVIKSPDLKECKSEADVDDKVHSKCATQRQVESLPANDMSKDSNSLDDSQTEDLEVPSSQKLEVSNIVEDQLALQSEKSVACPFVFEDDRNKVIVDESLQYNTVLRKKRKHLKKSDLGTSGMTWKCLDIEEKIIMTENQIRSSLVKPSDNEVDGNRSRHRIDTDEHLPLVKRVRARMGKESSKSEENSMEDGMAKSEESIKEEGLIRPVENTANEHAPQDAIMADDSQCKSNLPVSLKPADIERTCTYSQASTISVQRDTCLPHKADKYRLRGSLADDETALPPSKRLHRALEAMSACAAEAASLSDGIGMENGEICDESKSSSVSVENGKGDILEIENHRGCELSKDQMLETNSSDMCIESLNLVSGVSSELALHAPDNVGDSMEMDPVSHVHDDEKKMDNQSDRVICAGSAEESDSPSLKIEPKQHGKSFLLPLKKHDSLKFSLERSSLTEEKACHVMDTDLISHNQDIQNKNAGQENSRACAKDTEELASSFKNQEQLNQNSMCIHVSFKKNEASSFALECFDEEEEVRDIRDAEVRFPLCDEQEKMDTSSKQEEDKKSPIVDDQTKMNGSSDWSKEKGGEFIDADMNRDIREQKKVEGWSDENLPVKVAEESVYSPKKIVESQQHKMPRLVLSGQHEGLQSASECHRYRNESSAISADVNLKSPVLDDTKNTVESTGRANNDHESVIMSQKSVEFKQDMKFVSMLPSKNIGLKFPEDFPYPGKSILDSTINADFKPQVHGSHKRTGNHEDVISAKKVEKPVVSSHKTDDSKQHGNPMQGSLKNSNLRQGSSSYSSPTKITKALEHVKAVGDQLEHKSMPIKVKRSNVTLPKKDPIVVSKKDDGQFVEKPNQEHQPRRSAVNMLEKVSVSHVKSGFDVSTPRSKIMSKYNANMNDTPPMVTRLDSATSSKLHSDEGNRIREAYEAAKEVKLKISSQHSGFSASSTSMKLLIAAAQAKQQARSAAMHSITSMEFNKYAPPLVLSPSPAQRGSSHHRSSPSQPMFSGNSADDDACDVLFHAESRSPETNTHQWPPMHIADREMSEERKSSSGRKSVSGMLNIDAEAAIARDSFEGMLETLSRGKDSIGRATRLAIECAKYGLAGEVVDILVHKLEHEPSLYKRVDLFFLVDSITQCSRGHKGIAGDMYSSAVQSALPRMLSVAAPPGNVARENRRQCLKVLRIWLERNILPEPVIRRHISEIESLVDDRTTTALPRRMPRAERALDDPAREMEGLLDNEYGSNASFQLPGFLLSQMYEDEEDSCASDGLKVEDSSPVGISEVVPEPTNNSPYILERHRHILEDVEGELEMEDVSPSSEYDGISFKNDTVGADSRSVGPGGSAMLNEVNQYPPLSQVPPLPEDMPPSPPPLPDSPPPPSPPPPPPPLSPPFVSQPVLPMPYLSCNEVQGQSLPGTVHQHQQGSNHTGGLDATSYNFPAYLMSCTSATAFNSSTTYGFLQSNVSGISNSAPIAQQMHGSNTSFPQQSYRPLPPAFVPSNQFSFVGAEGQHHLQQTWQSSSLSSAPEIKQSLQDESGRCIYGNIGSMRPEEQHSLQARNESMLTLCTGTDKPMSGQKPVPGASRSSLAAASLVTTSTLPCKSAIPTQNCWRSN
- the LOC131048134 gene encoding protein HUA2-LIKE 2 isoform X6 — encoded protein: MAPSRKRGGGGGGGGGVGKLAAARREWKIGDLVLAKIKGFPAWPAQISKPEKWGHSHDPRKVFVYFFGTDQIGFCSADAIQAFTQETKKHLSSKCQGKGSDFGRAVEQIVDAYDKQKAGKQEEVQNVNQEVKIYGRKGSIRKSKGNKNDRTQVSTHNVPVVVPNVEDDSIIQTNQAILMVDKGLKNENECLEGVRGLFEEGTARTASSYQREEKWPVKSYVRKQGKVVCEDLDLQEQVAAVKNAQSEPLVSMPKAENPEDGNISARLAEVKQDVGRRRRRVKRSSAGVGEKGAVISAPHEMDFRHVIKSPDLKECKSEADVDDKVHSKCATQRQVESLPANDMSKDSNSLDDSQTEDLEVPSSQKLEVSNIVEDQLALQSEKSVACPFVFEDDRNKVIVDESLQYNTVLRKKRKHLKKSDLGTSGMTWKCLDIEEKIIMTENQIRSSLVKPSDNEVDGNRSRHRIDTDEHLPLVKRVRARMGKESSKSEENSMEDGMAKSEESIKEEGLIRPVENTANEHAPQDAIMADDSQCKSNLPVSLKPADIERTCTYSQASTISVQRDTCLPHKADKYRLRGSLADDETALPPSKRLHRALEAMSACAAEAASLSDGIGMENGEICDESKSSSVSVENGKGDILEIENHRGCELSKDQMLETNSSDMCIESLNLVSGVSSELALHAPDNVGDSMEMDPVSHVHDDEKKMDNQSDRVICAGSAEESDSPSLKIEPKQHDLISHNQDIQNKNAGQENSRACAKDTEELASSFKNQEQLNQNSMCIHVSFKKNEASSFALECFDEEEEVRDIRDAEVRFPLCDEQEKMDTSSKQEEDKKSPIVDDQTKMNGSSDWSKEKGGEFIDADMNRDIREQKKVEGWSDENLPVKVAEESVYSPKKIVESQQHKMPRLVLSGQHEGLQSASECHRYRNESSAISADVNLKSPVLDDTKNTVESTGRANNDHESVIMSQKSVEFKQDMKFVSMLPSKNIGLKFPEDFPYPGKSILDSTINADFKPQVHGSHKRTGNHEDVISAKKVEKPVVSSHKTDDSKQHGNPMQGSLKNSNLRQGSSSYSSPTKITKALEHVKAVGDQLEHKSMPIKVKRSNVTLPKKDPIVVSKKDDGQFVEKPNQEHQPRRSAVNMLEKVSVSHVKSGFDVSTPRSKIMSKYNANMNDTPPMVTRLDSATSSKLHSDEGNRIREAYEAAKEVKLKISSQHSGFSASSTSMKLLIAAAQAKQQARSAAMHSITSMEFNKYAPPLVLSPSPAQRGSSHHRSSPSQPMFSGNSADDDACDVLFHAESRSPETNTHQWPPMHIADREMSEERKSSSGRKSVSGMLNIDAEAAIARDSFEGMLETLSRGKDSIGRATRLAIECAKYGLAGEVVDILVHKLEHEPSLYKRVDLFFLVDSITQCSRGHKGIAGDMYSSAVQSALPRMLSVAAPPGNVARENRRQCLKVLRIWLERNILPEPVIRRHISEIESLVDDRTTTALPRRMPRAERALDDPAREMEGLLDNEYGSNASFQLPGFLLSQMYEDEEDSCASDGLKVEDSSPVGISEVVPEPTNNSPYILERHRHILEDVEGELEMEDVSPSSEYDGISFKNDTVGADSRSVGPGGSAMLNEVNQYPPLSQVPPLPEDMPPSPPPLPDSPPPPSPPPPPPPLSPPFVSQPVLPMPYLSCNEVQGQSLPGTVHQHQQGSNHTGGLDATSYNFPAYLMSCTSATAFNSSTTYGFLQSNVSGISNSAPIAQQMHGSNTSFPQQSYRPLPPAFVPSNQFSFVGAEGQHHLQQTWQSSSLSSAPEIKQSLQDESGRCIYGNIGSMRPEEQHSLQARNESMLTLCTGTDKPMSGQKPVPGASRSSLAAASLVTTSTLPCKSAIPTQNCWRSN